Proteins encoded together in one Coffea arabica cultivar ET-39 chromosome 2c, Coffea Arabica ET-39 HiFi, whole genome shotgun sequence window:
- the LOC113726503 gene encoding uncharacterized protein, which produces MEPRGVLLLGFICVIVAGVGGQAPPSPPTTTPSPPTPNAPTTAPPAPPTPTASPPPTTNPPPTPTSSPPPVPSSPPPVVSSPPPVVTSPPPVQASPPPASSPPPVSSPPPASPPPQVSSPPPVTPPPPAPASPPPSQPPPPPATPPPPASTPAPLAAPPASVPSPAPATPTSPAPSPLLRSPPSPPTAAPAPAPSLGTTAPAPSATDQSGAESTQSSAKIISSLAFGWAVLYFLI; this is translated from the exons ATGGAGCCACGAGGTGTTCTCCTCTTAGGTTTCATCTGCGTTATCGTCGCCGGCGTCGGTGGCCAAGCTCCGCCTAGCCCACCCACCACTACTCCCTCTCCTCCTACTCCCAACGCACCCACCACAGCTCCCCCTGCTCCTCCTACTCCCACAGCTTCACCTCCCCCTACCACCAATCCACCTCCAACTCCAACATCATCCCCGCCCCCTGTACCTTCATCTCCTCCTCCCGTAGTGTCGTCGCCTCCGCCAGTTGTCACTTCTCCACCCCCGGTCCAGGCTTCACCGCCGCCTGCTTCCTCCCCTCCTCCGGTGAGCTCCCCACCACCGGCTTCACCTCCTCCTCAAGTCAGCTCTCCTCCCCCGGTTACCCCTCCTCCTCCAGCTCCGGCCTCCCCTCCTCCATCTCAACCACCACCTCCGCCAGCCACTCCCCCGCCACCGGCATCTACACCCGCACCACTGGCTGCCCCGCCAGCTTCTGTTCCCTCACCAGCTCCCGCTACGCCGACATCCCCAGCGCCGTCGCCTTTGTTGCGGAGTCCTCCGTCTCCTCCGACCGCAGCTCCAGCTCCTGCTCCCAGCCTGGGCACTACCGCCCCTGCTCCATCAGCCACTGATCAG AGTGGAGCAGAGAGCACACAGTCGTCGGCCAAGATTATATCGAGCTTGGCCTTTGGATGGGCTGTCCTATATTTCCTAATTTAG